Proteins from a genomic interval of Phocoena phocoena chromosome 20, mPhoPho1.1, whole genome shotgun sequence:
- the FBXO46 gene encoding F-box only protein 46, giving the protein MDRGGLLPFQLWCPRPFGTYSQNQPRPPSAALKPSACPEPGGGAEPDHGPAHSENTPPALATEAPASQPAPLLSAAAAGDEGRVLLDTWYVIKPGNTKEKVAFFVAHQCGGGSRASSMKVKGHWGSDSSKAKRRRRCLEPTKAPPDPGGQDGPPAAEGVPASAGEDVDLLSVAEMVALVEQRAALALQSYPRPSTPAPVVYVSAEQGGPAKGLGSERRSGGGDCSRVAEAVAHFEAQRDNPPAKGLRKEERPGPGPGEVRIAFRISNGREPRAPDGSLPNGSGGRPGCAYPGSPGPGARAKDKITCDLYQLISPSRDALPSNVEFLLARADEASEGETPAPARPEDTPPAPPPPPARDCGASGFHVDVVVTGVVDECIFFGKDGTKNVKEETVCLTVSPEEPPPPGQLFFLQPRGPDGPPEPPPTDSPATAPGPDDAEGTVDTSLCRLYRHVSHDFLEIRFKIQRLLEPRQYMLLLPEHVLVKIFSFLPTRALAALKCTCHHFKGIIEAFGVRATDSRWSRDPLYRDDPCKQCRKRYEKGDVSLCRWHPKPYHHDLPYGRSYWMCCRRADRETPGCRLGLHDNNWVLPCNGPGGGGGRAGREEGR; this is encoded by the coding sequence ATGGACCGAGGGGgcctccttcccttccagctGTGGTGCCCCCGGCCCTTTGGCACCTACTCCCAGAACCAGCCGCGCCCGCCTTCCGCAGCCCTCAAGCCGTCAGCCTGCCCTGAGCCAGGTGGGGGGGCGGAGCCAGACCATGGCCCTGCCCACTCAGAAAACACACCCCCAGCCTTGGCCACGGAGgctcctgcctcccagcctgcCCCGCTCCTTTCAGCAGCCGCTGCCGGCGACGAGGGTCGAGTCCTGCTGGACACGTGGTATGTTATCAAGCCCGGGAATACAAAGGAGAAGGTGGCCTTCTTTGTGGCCCACCAGTGCGGTGGAGGCAGCCGGGCCAGCTCCATGAAGGTCAAGGGGCACTGGGGCAGTGATAGCTCCAAGGCCAAGCGGAGGAGGCGCTGTCTTGAGCCGACGAAGGCTCCTCCGGACCCAGGGGGACAAGACGGGCCCCCTGCTGCTGAGGGGGTCCCAGCCTCAGCCGGTGAGGATGTGGACCTGCTCTCTGTGGCCGAGATGGTGGCCCTGGTGGAACAGCGGGCCGCCCTGGCCCTGCAGAGCTACCCGCGCCCGAGCACCCCAGCGCCTGTGGTCTATGTGTCGGCCGAACAGGGTGGGCCTGCCAAGGGGCTGGGGTCCGAACGGCGGTCTGGTGGCGGGGACTGCAGCCGTGTGGCGGAGGCCGTGGCCCACTTCGAGGCTCAGCGGGACAACCCTCCAGCCAAAGGCCTCCGCAAGGAGGAGCGGCccgggccaggccctggggaggtGCGCATCGCCTTCCGGATCTCCAATGGCCGAGAGCCCCGTGCACCGGATGGCAGCTTGCCCAACGGGAGCGGGGGCCGGCCGGGTTGTGCCTACCCTGGCAGCCCGGGTCCTGGGGCCCGGGCCAAGGACAAGATCACCTGCGACCTGTACCAGCTCATCAGCCCCTCTCGGGATGCCCTCCCCAGCAATGTGGAGTTTCTGCTGGCTAGGGCGGATGAAGCCAGCGAGGGTGAgaccccagcccctgccaggcCCGAGGACACTCCCCCggccccccctccaccccctgcccgGGACTGTGGCGCGTCAGGCTTCCATGTGGATGTGGTGGTGACGGGGGTGGTGGATGAGTGCATCTTCTTCGGCAAGGATGGCACCAAAAACGTGAAGGAGGAGACGGTGTGCCTGACCGTCAGCCCCGAGGAGCCACCCCCGCCTGGCCAGCTCTTCTTCCTCCAGCCCCGGGGACCTGATGGGCCCCCCGAGCCACCGCCAACTGACTCGCCCGCCACTGCACCCGGCCCGGACGATGCTGAGGGGACGGTGGACACCTCCCTGTGCCGCCTGTACCGGCACGTGTCGCACGACTTCCTGGAAATCCGCTTCAAGATCCAGCGGTTGCTGGAGCCGCGACAGTACATGCTGCTGCTGCCTGAGCACGTGCTGGTCAAGATCTTCAGCTTCCTGCCCACGCGCGCCCTGGCGGCCCTCAAGTGCACCTGCCACCACTTCAAGGGCATCATTGAGGCTTTTGGCGTGCGGGCCACAGACTCGCGCTGGAGCCGCGACCCGCTGTACCGCGATGACCCTTGCAAGCAGTGCCGCAAGAGATACGAGAAGGGCGATGTGTCGCTCTGCCGCTGGCACCCCAAGCCCTACCACCACGACCTGCCTTATGGACGTTCCTACTGGATGTGCTGCCGCCGAGCCGATCGCGAGACGCCCGGCTGCCGCCTGGGTCTGCACGATAACAACTGGGTGTTGCCCTGTAATGGGCCAGGCGGTGGGGGCGGCCGGGCTGGCCGGGAGGAGGGGAGGTGa